GCATGGAGCCGGTCCGGCCGCGCACCCGATTCTTCGACCGGCGGGCGACCGACGACGCCTTCGACGCGCTCATCGATGCCGTCGAGGGCGAAAAGCGGGTCTACGAGAGCCACGTCGACGCCTTCGAGATCGACCGCGCCGAGGCGGAAGAGCTCGCCCGGCAGGTCGAAGTCGACAACGGCGGCTACGGCTTCCAGCCGCCGTCGTCGATCTACCACCGGTTCATGACCGGCCTGACGGGTGGAAAGATGTCCTCCTCCGTGCCGGCGAGCCACATCTCGCTCCTCGACGACCCCGAAGACGGCTACGACAAGGTGAAATCGGCGACCACCGGCGGCCGCGGGACGGCCGAAGAACAGCGAGAGAAGGGTGGGAAGGCGGACGAGTGCCCGGTCTACGAGCTGTACGCCTATCTGCTGGCCGGCGACGACGACGAGTTCGCCAAGCGCGTCTACGACGAGTGCGTCGGCGGCGAGCGGCTCTGTGGCGACTGCAAGGAGCAGGCCGCCCAACTCATGAAGGAGTTTCTCGCGGACCACCAGGAGAAACGCGCGGAGGTCGAGGAACTGCTCGAGAACGCGGATATCGAACTCGAGTCGCCTCGGCGACGGTCGTAGCGACGGCGGGCGATCGCGTTCGTTTTTTGTCGCTGAATCCGAGGAGAACACATATCAGTAGTCACGATGTAGCCCGGGTCGATGAAGACCGGCCAAGCCGGTGGCCCGAGCCGAGACGTCGTGCGCTGTGCCGATATTCTCGGCTCGTTCGGCGTCACGCCCGCCGACGTGCGCGCCCAGCGCCGGGAGTACCACACGACGGTTCCGCCGGGCGAGGCGGGCGGCGACGCCTCGCTCGAGGCGATCATCGCGGACGTGCTCGCCGACGAACGCGATCGGACGGCGACGGTTCGACAGCTGATCTGTCACGGCAACCGCGGCGTTACGTGTTCGGCGCGTTACGCCCAGCGAGCGCTGGGACGCGAACTCGAGACCGTCTTCGAGTCGATCGGCTGGTCGCTCGAGTGGACGCGGACGGGGCCGGCCGAAACCGGACGCGATAGACTGGAACTCACCGCCACGGATCCGAAGGGACGCACTCGGGAGGCGACGGTCACCTACCCGCAGACGCCGCTGGCGGACGACAACCTGCCTGCCGTGTTGCACGCGGTCGACAAACGGCTACTCGCTGGAACCGGCGCGACGGTCGTCCCGCTGTCGGACGGCGTCGACCGCTGGCGGGCCGCACTCATCGAGACGGACGAACTCGAGAGCCTTCGAGACCGCTACGGCCGGCGGATTACGGCGTTCGATCGTCCCTTGCTGCCCGAGTACGACCTCGAAGCCTACGTCCCCGCAACCGACGATCTCGAGGCGGGTGCCAGCGACGGAGACGCCGGAATCGACGCTCCGGACGGCGCGTCAGAGTCGGACCCGTGGCCGTCGTGGGCCCTCGAGCGAGCGAGTCGACGGGCAACCCCGCTCGGACGCGGGAGCAACCACACTTCGAAGACGAGCGATACCGACACGTCGGTCGCGTCGCTTATCGAGGAAGCCGAACCTGAGAGCGGGGAAACCGCAGCGAACGAGGGAACCGCGACGAATTCGACATCGCCGACACCGGCTCAATCGACGGAAACCGACGGCTTCGAGATCCGAGGCGGCTCGCCGACGGTCTCGAGGGTGAGCGACGATAGCGACTCGAGCCCCGAGCCGTCACCGCGGGACGTGGCCGGCGCGATGCTCGAGGAGCAACGAGAGCGAACGGCCGAGCGACGCGACGGATATGAGCGATCCGATCCTGGTAGCGATACCGCCACATCCGACGACGGATTCGGCACGCTCTCGGGGACCTCGAAGACCGCCCGGGTCGGCAACGACTCCTTCGGGACCGACGACGAGTTCGAGACGGAACACGACCGCTACAGTGCGCTCGGAGTCGCGCTCGGTGCAGGTGGGGCAATCACGGTCGAAGGAATGCTCGAGGACGACGAGTTCCTCCCCGAACTGCCCGCGATAGAACCCGAGGAGACCCGCATCGAGTTCGCGGAGTCGTTCGATCCCGACGCGGTGACGACGGCCAAAGCGGCCGGCGAGCAGGAGGGGTTCGAGTGGGTCGACTCCGGTGCACTCGAGACGACGCGCGTCTCGAACGGGAAGTGACCCGTCGCTCTCAGGGCACGACTCCGTTCGACTCGTCGTTCGATTCCCCGGACGGGGACAACGCCGGAACCTCGATAGTGACGACCGATCCGGTCGGCTCGTTCGCCCCGAAGGTCACCGAGCCGCCCGCGATTTCGACACCCCACTTGGCCAACCAGAGGCCGAGGCCGCTCCCGTGGTCGAGCGGCGTCTCGGTCCCGCGTTCGACCGCCGATCGTTCGTAGGCGTCGATTCCGGGGCCGTTATCGGCGACACGGATCCGAACCCGGTCGTCGCCCGCCTCGACCCCGATTCGAACGAGCGGGTTCGGGCCGGTGTTGTGTTCGATGCCGTTTTCGACGAGGTTTGCCAACACGGGCTCGAGAACGTCGGCGACGTAGATGCCGTCCAGATTCGACTCGCATTCGATGCGAGCGTTCGGGTACTCGGCACGGACGGCCGTGCTTACGTCGCCGAGAAGCACCTCGAGTGAGATGGCCTCGACCGATTCTCGACTCTGTTCGAAGACGTCGATGATTTCACGGGCTTTGGTCGCCAGCGATTCGATACGTCTCGCACTCGACGTAATTTCGTCGGCGACGTCCTGATTCGCTCCGTCTGCGAGGAGTTCCGCGTAGCTGCTGATGACGTTCGTTTCCGTTCGGATGTTGTGCCTGAACACACGGTTCAGGACCTCGTGGCGCTGTTGCTGTCGCACGTGCTCGCTGATATCGTGAAACGTGATGACGTGGCCGATCGTTCGATCGTGGACGTCGGTGATACTCGTCGCTGTCACGTCGTACAGCCGCTCGTCGTCTCTGCTTCGAAAGGGGCGTTGAACCGAGACCGACCCGTCCGACGAGACGAATGAATCGTCGAGAACGGTCTCTCGAAGCGGGCTCCCCAGCACAGCACTGGGAACCGTTCCCAGAATCGCCGCACCGGTTTCGTTGATATCGACGACGTAGTTGTGTCCGTCGACGACGATGGCACCGTCCGGCATCCGCTCGAAGAGCAGTCGGCGTGCACGCGGGTTCGGCGACGGACTCGTCCCGAAGAGTTGAAACCGCGTGAGTGCGCCGAGGCAGGCGACCCCGGAGATCGAAAAGGCGACCGGTGTAGGGTCGAGACCCGGGATCGGAATGGCTCCCAGGAGAAAGAGGAGATTACTCGCCCACGGCGCCACGATGCCGACCAGAAGGGCGGCGCTTTGCCCTCTGAACGGCAGCGAGTCGTCCCGAATCAATCCCAGGAGTGGGACGGCTCCGAGCAGTCCGAGCAGGTACGTGTAGGCGGCGATGACCCAGAACCAGGGGCCGGGGGTCCGGCTCAACAACAGCATCCCGTCTTCGGAAACCAGTCTCGAGTCGGTATAGAGCAGGCTACTGTCGGCCAGTGCAAAGACCACGGTGAGGGCCGGAACGATCGATATGAGCGCGACGTAGCGTGGCTGGACGTACCGATCCCGGCCGGTGTACTCGAGCGAGAAGAGCAGCCAGCCGACCGGAATCGCGACGACGCCGATCCACCTGAGGTTCGCCCAGAAGACCTTCGAGCCGAGCGTCGATGCCTCCAGATCGAAAACGAGGAGGGCCGACCAGATGCACTGTCCGACGAGCATCACGACGAGTGGAACGGCGCCCGGTTCGGGTCGTTCCCTCCAGGCGAGGAGTGCCGCCGTTGCACCGACTGCCACGGTTACAAGTAATATCCCCGACAGAAGTGTAAGAGCGAACACCGATACCGGAAGGAAGGCTCCGTTAGCTATTAAACGTGCGGAAAAATCGAGCCATCGAAAGATGTCTTCGGTTTGTTAGTTGACTCAGGTCATCGGTACGACGAACGCAAGGACGACGAAGACGACGAGATACTCGCACTCGGCAGCCTTCGCCAGCAGTCGCTCGTTCTCGTACCGACCGACCAGCGACGTGACGCCCAGGGAGTAGACGATTCCGGCGAGCAGCGGAACGGCTAGCGCGGACGGGATGTATCCGGCGTAGACTGCGAACGCGACGAGTCCGGCCGTACAGCAATCGATCCCGGAGAGGATCCTGCGCGTCCAATCGACGCCGAAGACGACCGGAATCGTCCGTACACCGATCGCCCGATCGCCTTCGACGTCACGGACGTTCGAGATCTCCGTGTTCGTGAACACCCGGAGAAAGAAGTACGTGAAGACGAACAGCGCCGACATCGTGACGGCGCCGTCGACGAACGCGAGCGGAAGAAACGTCAGCGTCACGGCCCACGCGAGTGCGACCACGACCGTGTTGAGGAGGAAGACATCTTTCAACCGACGGACGTGCATGCCAGTGTCGGGAATCCAGTCCGTGGCATAACACACCCAGAGCGCCCCCGGAAGCAGCGTTATCGCGAGCGCGACCGGACCACCGAGAACGGAGAGCGCGACGGCGAGTCCGTAGGCGACCGATGCCAGCACGTAGAGGACGTCTCGATACCGTCTGACGAACCCAGCCTGTCCGGGATTCGACATCGCGTCGGTGTCGGCGTCCGCGAGGCGGTCGTTGGTATAGACGGCGAAGACGACCAGTCCGACGACGACCGCCGCCGGCGTCAGTGACAGCGAGAGGAGAACCGAGACGATGACCACCTCGGCCATCGCGATCATTGCCAGATACGTCGAACTGTACACCAGTGCGTTCCAGAACCGACCGGTACTCGAGAGAAGCCGAGCGAGCAGCGCACTGTGTCGTGCTACTGTCGTTTGACTCTCGTCTGAGAGTTGATGGTTTTTTCGTGTCATAGTTGCGTTAGTATTCGAGAGCAGCCGTTCGGTGGCGGCTCCGTACTGAATATGTCGGCAATCGCAACAGATATGCGTATGTATTGCACAACTGTTACATTAACAATCGAGAGTGGACGATTGAAGTGCAGATCATTGATTAGAATAATAATTAATAATATTCGAATGAAATGCATATATCAATTATACGAGCGGTGCGATTTGGTTCGGATATGGATCGTCGCGAACGGGCACCGGCCCGGATCGAAGCGTGAGAACCGCAGTGAACGCAAGGTTTTTCGCCCGTCGTCGAGAGACGGGACATATGGCACCCGAATCCCACATTCGTGCCGGTATCGGTGACCGACCGTTGCGTTGCAGTCAGGGATTCGGCTTCTTCTTCGCCCGGTGACGCCGGGCCGGTGGAGCCGCGAGCGCACACACCGTGCCCTCGCCGCGAAACCGACCGTTCGACGCGGCCCGACCGGGCAGGCAGTATCGGAACCGCTAACTGACCGACACGCAGCCATACGAACAAGCGAATGCAACTTCCAGCACAACAGGTCGCGGTCTTAGAGGCCGCGAGCGCAGACGAGGCGGAGTCCGTCGACGCCCTCGCTGCGGCGACCGACCTCCCTCCCGAGACCGTCACCGGCGCGGTGTTCGAACTCGAGGAGGCGGGGCTGGTCGCCGTCGCGGAACGCGTCGACGAAACGATCACGCTCACCGACGAGGGCGTCGAATACGCGGACGAGCGACTTCCCGAGGTTCGGCTCTACGAGGCCGCGCTCGAGGCCGGCGCAGACGGCGATCCCGTCCAGATGGGGCAGGTCATCGGCGCCTCGGGACTCGAGGGCCCGCAGGTCGACATCGCACTCTCGAACTACGCCCGCAAGGGGTACGGCGTCATCGACAGCGGCGAGATCACGGCCGATCCGGACGCGGATCCGAGCACGGACGCGGAGGCGAACGCGCTCGCGGCGCTTCCCGGCAAGGACGCCGTGCCGGTCGACGGCACCGACGCCGACGAGGGGACGCTCGAGCAACTCGAGCGCCGCGGACTGCTCGAGCGAACCGAGTCGACCGTCCGCGAGGTGACGCTGACCGAACGCGCCGTCACCGAACTGATGGCCGGCCTCGAGACGGCCGAGACGGTCGGACAGGTCACGCCGGAACTCCTGACCAGCGGGGAATGGGAAGACGTCGAGTTCGCCGAGTACAACGTCGAGGCCGACGCCGAGCAGTTCGAGGGCGGAAAGGTTCACATCCTCCGGCAGATGTCCGAACGCGTCAAAGACGTCCTCGTCGGCATGGGCTTCCAGGAGATGGACGGCCCGCACGCCGACGCGGACTTCTGGATCAACGACTGCCTGTTCATGCCGCAGGATCATCCCGCGCGGACCCACTGGGATCGGTTCGCCTTAGAGCAACCGACCCATATCGACGACCTTCCCGAAGACCTCGTCGAGCGCGTCGAACGGGCCCACCGAGAGGGCATCGGCGAGGACAGCGAGGGCTATCACTCCCCGTGGGACGAGGACTTCGCCCGTGCGCTCGCGCTTCGGGGCCACACGACCTCGCTGTCGACCCGATACCTTTCGGGCGAAGAGATCGGCGAGATCGAGCCGCCAGCGCGCTACTTCAGCGTCGAGAAAGCCTATCGAAACGACACCTTAGACGCGACTCACCTGCTCGAGTTCTATCAGATCGAGGGCTGGGTGATGGCCGAGGATCTCTCGGTTCGGGACCTCATGGGCACCTTCGAGGAGTTCTACGCCCAGTTCGGGATCGAGGACATTCAGTTCAAACCCCACTACAACCCCTACACGGAGCCCAGCTTCGAGCTGTTCGGCACCCACCCCACGACGGGCGAACTGATCGAGATCGGAAACTCCGGCATCTTCCGCGAGGAGATGCTCGAACCACTCGGTGTAGAGTGCGACGTGATGGCGTGGGGACTCGCCTTAGAGCGACTTGCCATGCTGACCACCGGCGCGGAGGACATCCGCGACCTGCACGGGACGCTCGCCGACCTCGAGTTCCTGCGGAACGCGGAGGTGACCTACTGATGCCCACCGTCGATATCAACCCCGACGAACTGCGAGAGCTGACCGGCCGCGAGGAAAAGAGCGACGACGAACTCAAAGACGACCTGTTCGGACTCGGCCTCGAGTTCGAGGGGCTGACCGAGGACGGCGAGTTCGAACTCGAGTTCGCGCCGGACCGACTCGATCGGCTCTCGGTCGAGGGCGTCGCGCGATCGATGCGCTACCAGTACGGCGACGCCCGCGGTGTCCACGTCCCCTCACCGAACTCGGCGGAGTGGACCATCGAGGTCGACGAGTCGGTGCCGGACGAACGGCCGTACGTCACAGGCGCGGTGATCCGCGACGTGAACCTCGACGAGGACGCCCTCGATTCGCTCATCCAGTTACAGGAGAAGCTCCACGCGACGATGGGGCGCAAGCGGGCGAAGGGCGCGATCGGAATTCACGATCTGACGATGCTCAAGGGCGGTTCCGCGACGGAGGGGGCCTCGACCATCCGGTACGTCGGCGTCGAACCCGGCGAGGATCGGTTCGTCCCGCTCGACTCCGACGAGGAGATGACGCCCGCGGCGGTCCTCGAGACCCACCAGACCGGCCAAACGTACGCCGACCTCGTCAGCGGCTACGACCGTTACCCCGCGATCTACGACGATATCGGGCTGTTCTCGTTCCCGCCGGTGATCAACGGTCGACGCACCGAGGTCTCGACGGACTCTCGAGACCTGTTCGTCGAGATGACGGGCACCGACCAGTGGACGATCGACAAGATGCTGAACATCGTCTGCTACGCGCTCTCGGCGCGCGGGGCGACGATCGAGGACGTCACGGTGGAATATCCCGATAGCGAGTCCGCGAACGCGGACTCGGACGGGAGCCGGACGCAGTCCGGCGGACACGAACTCGTCCGGCCGGATCTCTCGACGAAGACGAAGACGGTCGCACACAGCCGCATCGAAACCATTCTCGGGATCGATCTCGACCCCGACGAAGTGATCGATCTAGCCGAACGATCCGGACTCGATGCCACGAAAACCGAGGACGGAGAGACGGGCGACGGCAAGGAAAGCACCATCACGCCGCTGGAGGATCGAGATGGGCTCGAGGAACGAGACGCCGCGGACAGTTCGGGCACGTCCCAGGCAACCGACGACGCCGCGTCGTCGGGCGACCTCGTCTACGAGGTCACCATCCCACCCTACCGCGTCGACGTGCTCCACCCGCTGGACGTTATCGACGACCTCGGACGGGCCTACGGCTTCAACGAACTCGAGCCGACCTACCCCGACGTGGGGACCGTCGGCGGCCGCCACGAGCGCTCACGCCTCGAGCGCGCCGTGCGCACCCAACTCGTTGGGCTCGGCTTCGAGGATCTGCTAAACTTCCACATGACCAACGAGGCGGAAAACTACGAACGTCTCGAGATAGCGCCAGGGGCGGACGCCTACGGGGCCGGCGAGCCCGCGACAATCAAGGAGCCCTACAGCGAGGACTACACAATCCTCCGGACGTGGCTGCTCCCTTCGCTCATGATGGTCCTCGAGCGAAACACCCACCGGTCGTACCCACAACACCTCTCGGAGGTCGGCTTCCGCGCGGCGCTCGACGAGAGCGAGAACACCGGGGTCGGCGAGAGCCGTCACGTCGGAGCCGTCCTCGCAAACCACGACGCGGGCTATGAGGACGCCAAGGCGCGGCTACAAGCGCTCGCACGCAACTTCGACGTCGACCTCGAGACGCCACCGACGGAGCATCCCGCCTTCATTTCGGGTCGAACCGCGTCAGTCGTGATCGACGGCGAAGATATCGGAATCGTCGGCGAAATCCATCCGAAGGCGCTGGTCGAGTACGACCTCGAGGTACCGGTTGCGGCGTTCGAGTTCGATCTCGAGGCGCTGCGGTAGCCGCTGGCAGGTTTTTGTTCTCGAGTTTAGAGACGATCCGCGGCCGCGGTCCAGCACGTTGTACCGCGAGCGAAGCCGTAGGCTGAGCGAGCGGCTCTTTTTGGTCCAGATTTTTGCGCTGAGTGGTTCGCTCGCGAAGCGAGCGAATCCCGAGGCGTAAAAAAGGTGGTTCTTAGAATTCGTGTTCGACGTCCTCTTCGTCCGCTTTCTGGATGATGATCTTCCCGCCCCGGACCCGGACGAAGACTTCGTCACCGATATCCATGCCCGCGACCTCAAGTTCGTCCTCGTGGAGGTTGAGGTGGACGTTGTGATAGTTACCGTCTTCGTCTTTCGCACCGCTTGGACTCAGCTTCTTTTTCCGTACCATCGCGGGATTCTATGACGAACTTCGCCGTAGGATATACTTAAGTGTTTTCGACGACACAACGGGTGACCGTGTCACGCATGGGGCGGGGCGAATTTGATTCCCGCCGCTGTCGTGACGACAGCTGCAGATATTGCGGGAAAATGGCGTAGGCCATACACTTAAAGATACCGGCGCAGTCGGTCGGTTTTCGGGGATATCTTTATGTCGGATCGTGTGCTGAAGTAGCATGGAGTCGAAAACCATGGTACGTGAAGACGGTAAACGAAACTTTGCACTGCGCGAGTCGGGCGGCGACGAGTCGAGCGTCTTCTCGGGGAACACTCCCCGTCAGGCGGCCCTCAAGGCGGCCCGACGACTCGAGCCGGGCTCGAGTGAAGACGACGCGGA
Above is a window of Natronorubrum tibetense GA33 DNA encoding:
- the pheS gene encoding phenylalanine--tRNA ligase subunit alpha — translated: MQLPAQQVAVLEAASADEAESVDALAAATDLPPETVTGAVFELEEAGLVAVAERVDETITLTDEGVEYADERLPEVRLYEAALEAGADGDPVQMGQVIGASGLEGPQVDIALSNYARKGYGVIDSGEITADPDADPSTDAEANALAALPGKDAVPVDGTDADEGTLEQLERRGLLERTESTVREVTLTERAVTELMAGLETAETVGQVTPELLTSGEWEDVEFAEYNVEADAEQFEGGKVHILRQMSERVKDVLVGMGFQEMDGPHADADFWINDCLFMPQDHPARTHWDRFALEQPTHIDDLPEDLVERVERAHREGIGEDSEGYHSPWDEDFARALALRGHTTSLSTRYLSGEEIGEIEPPARYFSVEKAYRNDTLDATHLLEFYQIEGWVMAEDLSVRDLMGTFEEFYAQFGIEDIQFKPHYNPYTEPSFELFGTHPTTGELIEIGNSGIFREEMLEPLGVECDVMAWGLALERLAMLTTGAEDIRDLHGTLADLEFLRNAEVTY
- a CDS encoding SymE family type I addiction module toxin yields the protein MVRKKKLSPSGAKDEDGNYHNVHLNLHEDELEVAGMDIGDEVFVRVRGGKIIIQKADEEDVEHEF
- a CDS encoding phenylalanine--tRNA ligase beta subunit-related protein, whose amino-acid sequence is MPTVDINPDELRELTGREEKSDDELKDDLFGLGLEFEGLTEDGEFELEFAPDRLDRLSVEGVARSMRYQYGDARGVHVPSPNSAEWTIEVDESVPDERPYVTGAVIRDVNLDEDALDSLIQLQEKLHATMGRKRAKGAIGIHDLTMLKGGSATEGASTIRYVGVEPGEDRFVPLDSDEEMTPAAVLETHQTGQTYADLVSGYDRYPAIYDDIGLFSFPPVINGRRTEVSTDSRDLFVEMTGTDQWTIDKMLNIVCYALSARGATIEDVTVEYPDSESANADSDGSRTQSGGHELVRPDLSTKTKTVAHSRIETILGIDLDPDEVIDLAERSGLDATKTEDGETGDGKESTITPLEDRDGLEERDAADSSGTSQATDDAASSGDLVYEVTIPPYRVDVLHPLDVIDDLGRAYGFNELEPTYPDVGTVGGRHERSRLERAVRTQLVGLGFEDLLNFHMTNEAENYERLEIAPGADAYGAGEPATIKEPYSEDYTILRTWLLPSLMMVLERNTHRSYPQHLSEVGFRAALDESENTGVGESRHVGAVLANHDAGYEDAKARLQALARNFDVDLETPPTEHPAFISGRTASVVIDGEDIGIVGEIHPKALVEYDLEVPVAAFEFDLEALR
- a CDS encoding UbiA family prenyltransferase, with product MTRKNHQLSDESQTTVARHSALLARLLSSTGRFWNALVYSSTYLAMIAMAEVVIVSVLLSLSLTPAAVVVGLVVFAVYTNDRLADADTDAMSNPGQAGFVRRYRDVLYVLASVAYGLAVALSVLGGPVALAITLLPGALWVCYATDWIPDTGMHVRRLKDVFLLNTVVVALAWAVTLTFLPLAFVDGAVTMSALFVFTYFFLRVFTNTEISNVRDVEGDRAIGVRTIPVVFGVDWTRRILSGIDCCTAGLVAFAVYAGYIPSALAVPLLAGIVYSLGVTSLVGRYENERLLAKAAECEYLVVFVVLAFVVPMT
- a CDS encoding histidine kinase N-terminal 7TM domain-containing protein — protein: MSGILLVTVAVGATAALLAWRERPEPGAVPLVVMLVGQCIWSALLVFDLEASTLGSKVFWANLRWIGVVAIPVGWLLFSLEYTGRDRYVQPRYVALISIVPALTVVFALADSSLLYTDSRLVSEDGMLLLSRTPGPWFWVIAAYTYLLGLLGAVPLLGLIRDDSLPFRGQSAALLVGIVAPWASNLLFLLGAIPIPGLDPTPVAFSISGVACLGALTRFQLFGTSPSPNPRARRLLFERMPDGAIVVDGHNYVVDINETGAAILGTVPSAVLGSPLRETVLDDSFVSSDGSVSVQRPFRSRDDERLYDVTATSITDVHDRTIGHVITFHDISEHVRQQQRHEVLNRVFRHNIRTETNVISSYAELLADGANQDVADEITSSARRIESLATKAREIIDVFEQSRESVEAISLEVLLGDVSTAVRAEYPNARIECESNLDGIYVADVLEPVLANLVENGIEHNTGPNPLVRIGVEAGDDRVRIRVADNGPGIDAYERSAVERGTETPLDHGSGLGLWLAKWGVEIAGGSVTFGANEPTGSVVTIEVPALSPSGESNDESNGVVP